The genomic stretch TTTTACTTGCTAAAATGTGTGAAAATACTGATTTCAGTTGTTTCTTGTATATTACTAGCAGTCTCTGATTAGtattgccattttttttttaaaagaggaTTTTTGTAGTTAGTTAAAGCCACATGATTTGATGAATACTATCACTGAGGAAGAGATGTCCATTTTCTAGTTTAGTTAAAGCTTTACACGATTTGACCAATAGTGTGATAAGGGAGAAATGTCGATTCTCTGTGGCGCTCCCCCGCTCCTTGAGTGTGTGTACTGTATAGGCTGTGCCCGCTGGGCATGGAAGCGGTGCCTCCACACTGCAGGCCATGACAGTGAAAATTGGGGGCTTGCGACTGCAGATGAATTTGAACCTGTCCCTAGGCTTTGCCGGTATATATTGGCTGTATATGAAGATGATCTCAGAAACCCTCAATGGGAACCTCCTCGAGGCTATGGAATTAACCCGGATTGGCTGATTCAGAAAAAAACGTATCAAGATAATGGTGGACGGGCACCTCCCTATCTCTTGTATCTCGATCATGATCATGCTGATATAGTCCTTGCTATTAGAGGCCTTAATTTGGCAAAGGAGAGTGATTATGCTGTTTTGTTGGATAATAAGCTGGGTAAGAGAGCATTTGAAGGTGGATATGTTCATAATGGCTTGTTAAAAGCAGCTGGATGGGTTTTAAAGGCAGAAAGTGAGACCTTGAAGGACTTGCTCGCGAAATATCCAAATTATACTCTGACTTTTGCCGGGCATTCTCTGGGTTCGGGTGTAGCAGCGTTATTGACAATAGTGGTGGTGAATAGTCGAGATAGATTGGGCAATATTGACAAGAAAAGAGTCAGGTGCTTTGCCATAGCACCAGCCCGATGCATGTCACTTAATCTTGCTGTGAAATATTCAGACGTCATCAACTCTGTGGTGCTGCAGGTAAGCTCCTAGATATCCATGCTTAGTTGTTCTTCATCACGGTGCATCGCTTATCTATTTGCTTGTAATAAAACATGATTCCAAAAACTTATTAACGTCTTCTATTTCTAAGGCTATTGTTCATGCTTTTCTCATAACACTGTTAAGgatgtaatttttttctcttgttTCTGACATTTTTACTGTCTATTTCTTTTGATGTATACTCCTAATAACATCGGGATGTGCTAAAGATCTAATAGCGACTTCATTGAAACAGGATGATTTCTTACCTCGGACAGCAACCCCATTGGAAGATATCTTCAAGTCACTATTCTGGTAAAAGATTATTGAGTTTGGTAGTCCAAAATATTGTATCCTTTTATAAATTTTCCTCTTCGCCGAGtgatccctttttttttttccttcttaatcCATTTCTTGAACAGTTTGCCGTGTTTATTATGCACCCGGTGCATGAGAGATACATGCATATCTGAAGAGCGGAAGCTCAAAGAAAAAAGGAGACTTTATGCACCCGGTCGCCTCTATCACATTGTTGAGAGAAAGCCTTTCAGGTATGCCAAGAGTATTAAAATGTTCATTGCCTCTGTAAGCCGGGAGCATTAGAGAGACATTATAGATGgttatataaagttataaactgAGACTATCGACATGAATATCAGCAAGTTAAAACATGAGTCAAAAACTTCCAATGAACATAACATAACTTACGTTTTTCTAAAAAACTTTGGGAAATATGAGCGATGTTATGGTTGTGACATTGTCTGTGTCAATTTGCATTAATCTTAGAGTGAAAAACAGGTATTTTTAACGTCTGACTGCCCAGTACCACTGTCTACTAATGCAGGTGTGGAAGATTTCCACCCACTGTTAGAACAGCGGTTCCTGTGGATGGGAGATTTGAACACATAGTCCTGTCTTGTAATGCAACTTCTGATCACGCCATTATTTGGATCGAGAAAGAAGCCCAAAAAGCCCTGGATGTAAGTCTCTAGATTGAACAGTTACTAAGATAATAGATCACTTTTTATGTTAGATTGTTTCTCACTTTGAGCTTTTGCAACTATTTTGAAGCTGCCACTCCTTCCTAGTTCATAATGATGTTTGAAGGTATCACCGGTTTATCTATGTTAAAAAGTCctacattgaaaaataagagagaaacatatgggttttaaggtcaaggattatactagctaattgattggattcaatcttttagtgtgatttGGTCCATGTCCCAGTTGAGTGGCTTTGGCCCAATTTGTGATTACAACATGGCATCAGAGCGATTGGTGGTGTCTAAATCTTTAAGCTTTAGTGTGGTTTGAGTTCTATAAACGTTAAACTTCCCAACGAATTCCGTCTTTGGAGTTGAAACATTTATTATGTTCCGGTTTAACTGCAATTTTAGTAAGTATACACAATAGACACAAGTCTTCACATCGGC from Ipomoea triloba cultivar NCNSP0323 chromosome 12, ASM357664v1 encodes the following:
- the LOC116000368 gene encoding uncharacterized protein LOC116000368, which encodes MSILCGAPPLLECVYCIGCARWAWKRCLHTAGHDSENWGLATADEFEPVPRLCRYILAVYEDDLRNPQWEPPRGYGINPDWLIQKKTYQDNGGRAPPYLLYLDHDHADIVLAIRGLNLAKESDYAVLLDNKLGKRAFEGGYVHNGLLKAAGWVLKAESETLKDLLAKYPNYTLTFAGHSLGSGVAALLTIVVVNSRDRLGNIDKKRVRCFAIAPARCMSLNLAVKYSDVINSVVLQDDFLPRTATPLEDIFKSLFCLPCLLCTRCMRDTCISEERKLKEKRRLYAPGRLYHIVERKPFRCGRFPPTVRTAVPVDGRFEHIVLSCNATSDHAIIWIEKEAQKALDLLQEKEAAMKIPETQRMERQQSLAKEHSEEYKAALRRAVTLEVPHAFSPSEYGTFDDKDDECSDTSVGDSSTGSSKKSRGRENWDEVIDRLFDKDDSGHIVLKKPLLGV